CGTAGAGCTTCTTTCGCCCGATGCGATCGGCCAGGAAGCCGGTGGTCGGCATCATGGCGGCGGCCGCGAGCATGTACCCCGTCGAGATCCACTCGATGTCGTCCACGTTGGAGCCGAAGGCCGCCATGATGTGCGGCAGCGCCACGTTGACGATGCTCGAGTCGATGATGACGATGAACATGCCCATGATGACCGGCAGGGCCGCCCACCACATGTAGTTCTGGTCCGTGATCAGGTGGGCGAAGGGGTTGGGGAGCCCCCTTCGCTGGGTCGTGACGGCCATGGGGCCTCCTGCTTACAGCGTGCGGGCGTCGATGTCGATGACGGCCGACATGCCGGGCTTCAGCTGGTGGCCCTGATCCTCGACGGCGATCTTGACCGGGATGCGCTGGACGACCTTGGTGAAGTTGCCTGCTGCGTTGTTGGCGGGCAGGAGCGAGAACTGGCCGCCGGTGACCGAGCCGACCTGCTGCACCTTGCCGTGGAAGGTCTTGCCGGGGTAGGCGTCGATGTGGACGTCCACGGGGGCGCCCTGCTGGACGCGGCGGATGTAGGTCTCCTCGATGTAGCTCGCGATCCAGACCTTGTCGGTCTCGGTGAGCGAGTAGAGGCCCTGGCCGGGCGAGACCTGCTCGCCGACGTTGCTCATGCGGCGCGCGATGACGCCCGACACCGGGGCGGTGAGGGTGGCGTGCGAGAGCTGGAGCTTGGCCATGTCGACCGCGGCCTGGGCCTGGGCGATCTGGGCCTGGACCGTCTCGACCCCGCCGCGCTTGATGGTCACGGCCTGGGTGCCGGCGTTGGCGAGGCGGACCCCCTCCGTGGCGGAGCTGAGCTGGCTCGTGGCGGCGGTCACCCCCGACTCGGCGGCGGTGGCGCCGGTCTTTGCCGCTTCATAGGCCTGCCGGGAGATGCCGCCCGCGGCGAAGAGGCGCTCGATGCGCGAGAGATCGGCGTGGGCCTTCTCGGCGTTGGCCTCGGCGGTGTTGAGGGCCGCGCGGGCGGCGCGCACCGCGGACTCGGCCTGGGCGATCTGGGTCGAGGTCTGGGTGCTCTGGAGCGAGACCCCGGTCTCGGAGGTCTTGAGGCCGGTCCTGGCGACCGCTAGGCCCGCCTCGGCCTGGGCGAGCTGGGCCTTGAAGTCGGTCTCGTCGAGGACGGCGACCACCTGGCCGGCCTCGACCTGCTGTCCCTCGTCGACCAGCAGCTGGGCGATGCGGCCCGGCACGCGCGAGCTGACGGTGATCAGGTTGCCCGCGACCTGGGCGTCCTCGGTCGAGACGAAGGCCTGGCGGTGCGTCCACCACTTGCCGCCGTACACCCCGCCGACCGCCAAGGCGACGGCGAGGACACCCATCAGGACGACGGGCGGCTTGCGCTTCGAGGTGACCTTGAGGTCCTCGACGGGGGTGGGGGCGTTACCGTTGGCGCTGGATTCAGCAGTTTGCATGGTTCTCTCCGTCAGGGGATGCGTGGGCGGTACGGATGGACGTGGCGAAGATCTTGAGGCCCTGGGCCAGCTGCGCCCGGTCATCGGCCGAGAGGTCCTGGAAGACCATCGTGAGGCGCTTGATGGATTCCTCGACGATCGCGGCGAGGACCTCCTGGCCCTGGGGCGTGAGGTGGACCTGCACGACCCTGCGATCGAGGGGGGATTGCTGGCGCTCCACCAGGCCGCTCGAGGCGAGCCGATCGATCACGCTGGTGCTCGCGCCGTGGGTCACGTTCAGGAGGTCGGTCAGCTGGCTCATGGAGCGAGCCCCGTGGTGCTGCAGGTGCTTGAGCGCCATGTAGTGGGAGACGTTCAGGCCGTACTGGTCGATGAGTCCGTGGAGCAGCTTGCGCAGCCCGCGAAAGCCGTCGAACAGGTCGTTCAGCAGGTCGGATCGGGGATCGGAAAATGGCATGGGCGCTTCCTCTTGAACTTTCAATTACTAAAATATCCAGCTCAAGAATATTTCACAAGTTAAAATAGTTGAAGCCTGCCCAGGAAAAACCCCCGGAGCCTCGGGCTCCGGGGGTTGAGGTTGGAACGGGTCTTAGCTGAGGTACCCGCGCAGCTGCTCCTTGAAGGCCGAGCTGCGCAGCTTCTGGAGGGCCTTTGCCTCGATCTGGCGGACCCGCTCGCGGGTGACGCCCATGTCGTGGCCGATGCCCTCGAGGGTGCGCTGGGTCTCGCCGTCGAGGCCGAAGCGCCGGCGCACCACGTACAGCTCGCGGTCCGTCAGGTGAGTCTCGAGCATGGTCTGGACGTCCTCGGACAGCATGCGGTTCATGACGGTCGCGGGGGGGCTTGCGGTGTACTGGTCCTTGATGATGTCGCCCAGGCGGCTGTCGTCGTCCTTGCCGATGGGGGTCTCCAGGCTGATGGGCTCGCGGTCGGCCTTGGTGATCTCGCGCAGCTTCTCGACGGTGATCGCGAGCTCGGCGGCGACCTCGTGCTCGTTGGGGGCGCGGCCCAGCTTCTGGCTCATCAGGCGGATGGTCTTCTTGACGCGCGAGATGGTCTCGACCATGTGGACCGGCACGCGGATGGTGCGGCCCTGGTCGGCGATCGCGCGGGTGATGGCCTGCCGGATCCACCAGGTGGCGTAGGTCGAGAACTTGAAGCCCTTGCGGTAGTCGTACTTCTCGGCGGCGCGCATCAGGCCCATGTTGCCTTCCTGGATGAGATCGAGGAAGGAGAGGCCCCTGCCCAGGTGCTTGCGGGCGATGGAGACCACCAGGCGAAGGTTGGCCGCGACCAGCTGGCGCTTGGCCTTCTCGTCGCCGTTGGCGACCCGGCGGGCGAACTCGAGCTCCTCGGGGTGGCTCAGGAGGCGGCGGCGGCCGATCTCCTGCAGGTACATCCGGATGGAGTCGTCGGACTGCTCGTGGTGAGTGCCCGTGGTGGAGACGTTGATCTTCTTGGTGAGGGCGACTTCTTCTTCGGGCGTCTCGGTGGCGTCGAGATCCTCGGGCTCTTCCTCGGCGTTGTTGAAGGCGAGGTCGCGCGAGTGGGTGAGGGGCTCCTCCTCGAAGGGGACCGGAGCGGCGATCTCAACGAGCATTTCACCGGCGAGCTTAGGCAACTAGCACCTCCTCATATGTAAAGCCAGCTAGGACTGGCGTGGCCGCTCCTCGTGTCGCGGTGGCGACGGGACGATCCGCTCGGGGTGCCGGCTGGGCGAGGCAAGGTCGGGCCGTTTGCCAAATTCGCCTGCTCAGGGGATAATGCCCTCGTCCCGGATCGCCTTGCCCCGCTGGAAAGGTGACGCGTGTCACCGTCTTTCGCGCGAAGAGCTCGGCAGCTTTTCAGTATATAGATAAATCCAACCGATTTCTAGCGTGTTCTTTATCATTCTTTAAAAATCATTTAATACCGGCCTTCCCGGCGGGGGGTGATGCGTCCTTCATCGTACCCGTCCGATCGTTTTTGTATCAGGCGACCTGCCATGTCAGCCCCCTACGACGCCTATTCCACCGTTTACGACCGCACCGGCCAGAGCCGCTTCAGCCTGCGGATGGTCGGCTATGCCCGCGAGCTCTGGGAGCTGTCGGGGCACGAGCCCCGCTCGGTCCTCGAGCTGGCCTGCGGGACCGGCTCGGCCGCGGTGGCCTTCGCCAACCGGGGCTTTTCCGTCACCGCCGTGGACCGGTCCGAGGCCATGCTGGAGCTCGCGCGGGCCAAGGCCGCGCGCTGGGGCGCCGAGGTGAGCTGGCGCTGCCAGGACATCCGGGAGCTCTCGCTCTCAGGCACCTTCGATGCGGCCACCTGCTTCTACGACTCCGTGAACTACCTTTTGGTTCCCGACGATCTCCAGAAGGCCTTCGAGCAGGTGCGCGCGCACCTGGCGCCGGGCGGCCTGTTCCTGTTCGACGCCATCACCGAGTACGCGGTCGCGACCGCCTGGGGCAACGAGACCGAGGTCAGGGTCGAGGACGCCTACGCCCGCATCTGGCGCTCCACCTACGAGCCGCGCGAGAGGGTCGGCACCCTCAAGGTGGACTACTTCGTCGCCGAGAGCGAAGCCGGCCTCTACCGCCGCATCCAGGAGACCCACCACCATCGCGGCTACTCGCTCTTCGAGGTCCGCGAGGCACTGGAGCGCGCCGGCTTCGATCTCCTGAACGCCTACGACTGCCTCACCCTCAACGCCGTGAGCGCCTCGACCTACCGGATCGCCTACCTGGCTCGCCGGTCCTGAATCCGGCTGATCGGCTCGCCTTGCCGCTTTTCATCCGGTCGTCGGTATAGCTCGCCAGCCACCGGGGTACATGGTAGGTGGCGCTCGCGCTTGTTATGATGGCTCAGGCAAGGGCCCGCGTGCCGATCGAAGGCTGATCGAAGAAGGACTCCGGATTGACAGGGAAGGCCGCTCTCATCCTCGCCATGACCCTCGCGATCGCCCCCTGCGCCCTCGTCGCCGGCGGGGCGGTGGCCCCTGCGTTCGCGGCCGAGGAGGTCAGGGGCGATCGCGCCTGGGTCTACGCCATGCAGGCGGTGGACGACCTGATCGGTTCGGGCAAGCACGAGGCGGCGATCGCGCAGCTCGAGGCCCTCCTGAAGGCGGCCCCCAAGGTGCGCGCCGGCGAGGCCCACCTTCGCCTGGCGAGCCTGTACGCGCAGCTTGGGCGCTACGACGCCGCGATTTCCCACGGCGACGACGCCATCGAGGCCTGGCCCGAGAACGGCTGGAACTACCTGCCGGTCGCGCGGGTGCTGGCCATGGCGGACCGGCCCGAGGCTGCGATCGCGCTCTGCACCGAGGCGATCCGGCGCGATCCGGCGGTGCGCCTCGCGGCCCAGGAGCTGATCTTCCAGATCCAGGCCGGCGCCATCCAGCCCGAACCCAGCACCTCGCCCGCTCCTCGGCCGCCGGCGCCGGTGGCGCCGACCCCGCTGTACGTGGCCCTGGGCTCGCTCTTGACCCTCGGCGCCGGGGCGCTGGTGTTCGGCGTCTCGGCTCGTCGGCGCCCAGCTCCCCCGGCGCCCGCGGAGGCCGTCCGGGCGGAGCAGACCGGCCCCATCACCTACGGCCCTTTGGGGGTGCGAATGCGCGAGGTGGGCGAGATGGTGGGCCCCTACCGCATCCTCAGGGTGGTGGGCAGCAGCCTGCACTCGATCCTCTACTGCGCCGAGGACACGCGCCTCGGGCGCCAGGTCGCCCTCAAGCAGGTGGCGAGCGGCGTGGGCACTCACGACGGCATCATCTCCCGTTTCCAGAAGGAGGTCCAGAGCCTCATCGCCCTCTCCAACCACCACGACGGGGTGGTCAAGGTCTTCGACTACATGGAGCCCTCCATGCTGGTGACCGAGTGGATCGAGGGCGAGAACCTGGAGGAGGCCGCGCCCCTCCCCGTGGACCGGGTGCTCGAGGTCGGCATCGCCCTGTGCGACGTGCTGGCCTTCGCCCACGCCCGCGGAATCGTGCACCGGGACATCAAGCCGAGCAACGTCATGCGCACGCTGCACACGGGCCACGTCAAGCTCCTGGACTTCGGCATCGCCAAGAACGCCGCCCTCGGGACCTCCAACCTGACGCTCGACGCCAACGTGCCGATCGGCACCTTCACCTACATGCCTCCCGAGCAGTTCGCCGCCCCCAACCAGGCCAAGGCGCCGTCCGACCTCTACTCGCTGGGGCTGACCCTCTACCGCCTCATCACCGGGGAGATGCCCACCGAGCCCTGGCTGGGGCCCCGGACCTTCGGCCTCATCCCCACCGAGCACTTCAGGCCCCTGACTCCCCAGAGCCGCGCGATCGCCATGACCGTCGCGGCGACCCCGGGCGTTGCGGACGACCTCGGCTGGGTGGCCGAGCTGGACGCCATCATCCGGCGCGCCTTCGAGGAGAATCCGGCCGACCGGTATCCGGACGCCCTGAGCTTCAAGCGCGCCCTGGAGGGGGTCTGGCACAAGGTGGTGGCGCGCTCGCTGGCGTAACCGGGCGTCCTTCCGGGTAGGATGAAGGGAGACCCATCCCATCCCCGCCTGGAAGGAGCCCCCGCCCCATGGCCCAGATCATCGTGGCCGGAAACCCCGTCAACGAATTCGAGAAGACCGTCGCACGCACGCTCGGCCACCTGAACGAGGGCTACGTGGCGCTGACCAACGTCATCCTGCCCGGCTTCTACCACAAGCAGAGCAACATCGAGATCGACATCATCCTGGTCTCGACGCACGCCATCTACGCCATCGAGACCAAGTACTGGCAGGGGGAGGTCCACGGCCACGTCAACCAGAAGAACTGGCGGGTCCAGCGGGACAACAACCCCCCCCACCAGATCGAGAACCCCCTGCAGCGCTGCGAGATGAAGGCCAAGACCCTCAACACCATCCTCTCGCGCTGGAACTCGGGCCTGATGGGCAAGCTCAAGACCAAGGCCCTCATCGTCGTGCCGCCCCACACGCCCCTTCACGTGGAGAACCCGACCGACATCGAGCTGGTGACCCTGGAGCGCCTCTTGCCGGTCATCCAGGCGGATGCCGAGCGCATGCGCCACGAGGCGACCGCCGCCCAGGTCAAGGAGATCAGCCAGGTCCTGGTCGGCAGCAACCTCGAAGAGGGGGAGTGCCTGCCCTTCGAGAACTACGGCATCGTGGCCACCCTCAAGCGCTCGCCCCGCTCGGTCTCGTTCAAGGCCGTCAACGCCATCACCGAGCGCCAGGTCTTCATCAAGAAGCTGATCTCGGACGTCAACCTGCCGCCGGACAAGCTTGCGCTCTGGAAGAACCGAGCGGTGCGCGAGGCCCGGGCCACCGCCAAGCTGTCGCACCCCAACCTCGTCACCATCCTCGACGTGCTTGAGGACGAGGGCAACCTCTACATCATCTCCGAGTGGGTCGAGGGCTTCAACCTGGTGGACAAGATCGGTTCGCTCTCCTGGCGCGAGGCCCTGGGCTATGCGGCCCAGGCCGCGGCCGGCCTGAACGCCGCCCACCACGCCACTCCCCCCGTGGTGCACCGCAACGTGACGCCCGCGAGCATCCGGGTCTCGGACGAGATCGTCAAGGTCACCAACTTCTCGGGGGCCCACATCGAGGGCGATCCCTCGATCGTCTTCACCGAGGCGATCCACGGCCGCGACCCCGCCTACTCGGCCCCCGAGCTCTTCACCAACGCCTCGGGCGCCGATCCGCGCAGCGACGTGTACGGCCTGGGCGCGACCCTGTACCACCTGGTGACGGGCCAGAAGCCCGAGAGCTTCATCTCCCGCACCTCCAACCCCCCCGCGCACGAGCTGAACCCTCAGCTGCCCGAGGCGCTCGGTGTGGCTCTCGCCAGGGCCATGCAGCCCCTGCCCGCCTCGCGCTTCGCGACCATGCAGGAGTTCCGCGAGGCCCTGCGCGCCATTCTCGCCTGATCGTCGAAAGGAACCTCACCCCCATGCTCGAAGTCGGATCCCCCATCCCCGATCTCACCCTGCGCGGTGTCGACGCGCGGGGCGAGGAGGGCGCGTACCGTCTTGCCGACCTGCTGGTGCCCGGCAAGGACCTGGTCCTCTACTTCTATCCCAAGGACGACACCCCCGGCTGCACCACCGAGGCCTGCGACTTTCGCGACGGCCTGGGCGAGCACGGCGACAAGGTCGTCGTGGTGGGCGTCAGCCCCGACTCGCCGGAGCGCCACCGCAAGTTCCAGGCCAAGTACGGCCTGCGATTCGCCCTGTTGAGCGACACCGAGAACAAGCTGATGGAGCTGTTCGGCGCCTGGGGCGAGAAGAAGAACTACGGCAAGGTCTACGTCGGCGTCATCCGCTCGACCTTCGTCATCGGCCCCGACGGCCTCATAAAGGCCTGCTACCGAAACGTCAAGGCCACCGGCCACGCCGCGCGCATCTACGGCACGCTGGCGTAGCTCCGCCACGCAAGAGAGGCCGCCCGATTTCGGGCGGCCTCTCTTGCGTGGATGGGGTCACGGTCTGCGGGCGACGACCACTCGCTCGATACCGCCCAGGTCGCTGCGCACCGAGAGGTCTTGCCAGCCGTGGGCCTCGAGCAGGGCCTTCACGGGCTGGGCCTGGTGGATGCCGACCTCCACGGCCAGCACCCCGTCAGGGGCGAGCAGCGCTCCGGCCTCCGCTGCGAAGCGCCTGTACCACACCAGGGGATCGTCGCCGGGAGGGGTGAGCGCCATGCGAGGCTCGAAGTCCCTGACCTCGGGCTCGAGGCCCGGGATGTCCTCTTGCGGGATGTAGGGCGGGTTCGACACCAGGTAGGTGATCGCCCCGGCGTGGGCCTTGAGCGGCCCGAGGCCGTCGCCGAGGACGAGCTCCACGCGATCGCCCACCTGGTGCCGCGCGATGTTGGCCTCGGCCACCAACGCAGCCTCGGAGGAGAGCTCGACGGCGACCACGCGGGCGTACTTCAGGTAGCTCGCGAGCGAGACGGCGATCGCGCCGCTGCCCGTTCCCACGTCCGCGATGAGCACCCCTTCGCGCGCGCCCTCGGCCTCTTCGAGGTCGAGCACGGCCTCGACCAGGATCTCGGTGTCGGGGCGCGGGACCAGCACGGCGGGGGAGACCTCGAACTCGAGGCCCATGAACTCGGTCTTGCCGGTGATGTGCTGCAGGGGCTCGCGGGTGCTGCGGCGGTTGATCAGCGCCTCGAACTCGGCGAGCTCGCCGGCGCTCAGCTCGCGCGACATGTGGTTGATGAGGCCCAGGCGATCGAGGCCGGTGGCCATGCTGAGCAGCAGGGCCGCCTCGATGTTGCCGGTGCCGACGCCGGCCTCGCGCAGGTGGGCGCTGCCGCGGTGAAGGGCGTCGCCGATGGTGGGGGCGCTCTCCACGGCGAGGGGGGCTTTGAGGGTGAAGGTGGTCATGCGGACTCCAGTTTGAGGATGGGATCGCTGCGCAGGGCGAAGAGGGCGTTGCGGTTGCGCTCCAGGCCGGTGGGGTCGTCCGAGAGGATGCCCAGGCGGCCGAGTTCGGCGCGGATCTCGAGCAGGGGGACTCCTCCCAGGTCGCGCTCGGCCAGCGCCGCCGCGACGCCGAGGGCCGTGCCCAGGGTGACGTTGTACTGCACCAGGCGGCAGAGCGAGTGGGCGAAGGGGGTGTAGCCCCCGGCACGGCTCGCGATGCCGAGGTTGCGGACCGCGTGGAAGAGACCCGCTTCCAGGACCACGTGGGCGGTCAGCGGGTTGGGCACCGCGACGGCCCGGAAGCCCCTGAAGTCGGGATAGTAGCAGAAGGTCCCGACGCTGCCGGCCTCGCGGCTCTCGACGATCTCGGTGAGGCTCAGGCGGTGCCGGGTGCCGAGCGCGTGCCGGGTCTGGCGCACGTAGACGCCGTTCGGCAGCGCGACTCGCGCCTCGCGCCAGCCGAGCTCGTCCTGCAGGAAGCGCTCGAAGCGCGCGGCCTCGAGCCGGAAGAAGGCGTCGCTGCCCTCTCGCGAGAGCCTGAGCAGGGTGGTCGGGTCCTGGCTGAAGTAGATGAGGCCGTTCCACGAGGTCGCGTCCGGCCCGATGACGGCGACGTTGAAGCCGTCGGCCTCGAAGGGGTAGCGGGTCTCGAAGCCGTGGGCCTCGCGCCAGCGCTGGTAGGCGAGGCCCAGGTGCGGGGGGCCCACCAGGATGTAGTCGGGGCCGTGGTCGAGATCCAGGAACTTGCGACCCGCGAAGGTCTTGACGCGCAGCGCCTCCAGGGCGGGGTCCGCCGCGAGGCGCTCGCAGGCCTCGACGATGGTCTCGGGCCTCACGCCGCGCACGACGGGCAGCGGGCTCACCCCCAGGTAGCGATCGATGCCGTACTCCGAGAAGCCGTCCACGAAGCGAATGCCCGCCGTCTCGCAGAGATCCCCGTCGGGGGTCGCGTCGATGAAGTGCCTGGCCGAGATGGTCTCGCCGCCCTTCAGGCGAAGGGCGCTCGCGTGGGCCCCCTCGACCAGGAGCGTCTCCCAGGCGGCCGCGATGAGCTGGACCCCCGAGGCCGAGAGCATCTCGGCCAGGGTGCGGTGGCCCCGCTCGGCCTCCAGGCTGACGAGCGGTACTCCCGCCGCGGCGAGGAACTGGCCGAACAGGCCGTCGTGGGGCGAGGCCTCGGGAGCGGTGAGGTGGCGCGAGTCGCGATCGACGAAGGCCAGGCCGCACTCGGTGAGCAGGCCTCCCAGCAGCTTGCCGGGGGGGACGACGAGCGCGGTCCTGGCGCCCGCGCGGCTGGCGGCGATCGCAGCGAGGCAGCCTTCCGTCTCGCTGCCGACGATGATGAGGTCGAAATCCCGGTGCGTGTTCACTGGCTCCTGCTTCTGGTTTCGGCGCGCGGCGCCGAGCGCCCTACCTCATATACCCACGCTTCAGGAACCTTTCTTCAGGACGCGCACGCGGCGGCGGTGGCGAATGTGCCTGCCGTCCTTCGGCACGACGCTGATGGATCCGTCGGTCTCGAGCAGCGCGACCTTCACCTGATCGGGCGAGTCGAAGCCGTGCTCGCGGATGGCCATCAGGACCTCGTCCTCGCTCAGAGCCTCCTTCTTGAGGGCCTGAGGGACGAAGCGCCCGTCCTGGATGATGACCGTCGGCATGCCGCCGATCCAGTGGGCGATGAGCGGATGGTGATAGCGCAACTTGCTGACGAAGAAGTTGATGGTGAGCAGGGTGGCCGCGGCGACAAGGCCGCCCAACAAGGAGGTGTTGCTGCCGACCATGGCGTTCTGGACGGCGTTGGCGATGACCAGGATGACGACCAGGTCGAAGACCGTCATCTGGCCCATCTCTCGCTTGCCGGCGACGCGAAGCCCGAAGAGGATGAAGAAGTAGACCGCGCTGGTGCGGCCGACGATCTCGAGAATCCCGGTGACCTGGTTCAATTCGCTCATCGTGCAGCCCTCGCGCAGTCGAGTCTAGCACGCACCGATCCGCCTGGAAGGGGGATGGGATTCAAAGCGGCGCCGGGACGCGGTATGCTTGGGGAGGATGGCCCGGTACCCGCTAACGGTGCGGGCTCAAGGCCATGGCTTGCACCGGAAAGAGAGCTGCCTTGAAGATCGTCACCTGGAACGTCAACGGGATCCGCGCCTGCGAGAGGCAGGGCCTCGCCGAGTGGCACCGCGCCTTCGCCCCCGACCTGCTCTGCTTCCAGGAGGTGCGGGCCGAGGCGCACCAGCTCTCGGTCGCCATGCGCGAGCCCGAGGGCTGCGTGGTGGATTATCACCCGGCCGAGAAGAAGGGCTACAGCGGAACGGGCGTCTGGATGAGGCGGCCGGCCCAGTCCGTCGTCCAGGGGGTGGGGGTCTTAGAGTACGACGCCGAGGGGCGGGTGCAGGAGCTGAAGTACCCGGGCTTCACCCTCTTCAACGTCTACTTCCCCAACGGGTCGCGCGACCACAGCCGCGTCCCCTTCAAGCTCTCGTTCTACGAGGCCCTGCTCTCCAGGATCCAGGCGCTGCACGCCCAGGGCGAGCGCGTGATCGTAACGGGGGACTTCAACACCGCTCACCAGGCGATCGACCTTGCGAACCCCAAGGCCAACGTCAACACCACGGGCTTCCTGGTGCCCGAGCGGGAGATGATCGACCGGTACCTGGCCGAGGGCCTGAAGGACGTCTTCCGCGATCGCCATCCCGCCGAGAGCGGCCACTACACCTGGTGGAGCAACCGTCCCGGCGTGCGCGAGCGGAACATCGGGTGGCGCATCGATTACTTCCTGGTCTCCGAGGCCCTCGTGCCCTTCGTTCAAGACGCCACCATCCTGAGTGCGGTCAAGGGCTCGGACCATTGCCCCGTGGTGCTCACGCTGGACGACGCCCTGCTGGGCTAGCCAGCAGGGCGCCGTCGGGACTCAGGCGGGCAATTGCCGTGAAATGCCTGGTTTTGTTGGATGCTCTTAGTCGTCGAGGGTGCCCGTCAGGTCGTACTTCACGACGATGCGGTCCTTGACCGAAATCTTGGCGATGAGCAGCGAGATGACCGGGGGCTTGACCCCGTAGTCGCTCATCATCAGCTCCTTGCTGCCCTTGAGGCGGAAGGTCTTGCCGTCGAGCGATCCTTCGGCCTTGAGGGTGATGGGCTTCTCGGTGCCTGCGATCGTGAGGGTGCCCGTCGCGTCCACGTCCACGTCGCCGCCGGCGGCGGCCTTGACCTTGGCGTTGCTCAGCGAGAAGCGGATGGTCGGGTACTTGTCGGCCTCCATGGCCCTGTACATGTTGCCGTCCAGGGCGCCGTCACCCGACTTGAGCCCCTTGACGGGGATCTCGACGTCGAGCTTGTCCAGCCGCGGGCCGCTCCCGGACCC
This DNA window, taken from Pantanalinema sp., encodes the following:
- a CDS encoding HlyD family secretion protein, which translates into the protein MQTAESSANGNAPTPVEDLKVTSKRKPPVVLMGVLAVALAVGGVYGGKWWTHRQAFVSTEDAQVAGNLITVSSRVPGRIAQLLVDEGQQVEAGQVVAVLDETDFKAQLAQAEAGLAVARTGLKTSETGVSLQSTQTSTQIAQAESAVRAARAALNTAEANAEKAHADLSRIERLFAAGGISRQAYEAAKTGATAAESGVTAATSQLSSATEGVRLANAGTQAVTIKRGGVETVQAQIAQAQAAVDMAKLQLSHATLTAPVSGVIARRMSNVGEQVSPGQGLYSLTETDKVWIASYIEETYIRRVQQGAPVDVHIDAYPGKTFHGKVQQVGSVTGGQFSLLPANNAAGNFTKVVQRIPVKIAVEDQGHQLKPGMSAVIDIDARTL
- a CDS encoding MarR family transcriptional regulator, translated to MPFSDPRSDLLNDLFDGFRGLRKLLHGLIDQYGLNVSHYMALKHLQHHGARSMSQLTDLLNVTHGASTSVIDRLASSGLVERQQSPLDRRVVQVHLTPQGQEVLAAIVEESIKRLTMVFQDLSADDRAQLAQGLKIFATSIRTAHASPDGENHANC
- a CDS encoding sigma-70 family RNA polymerase sigma factor; amino-acid sequence: MPKLAGEMLVEIAAPVPFEEEPLTHSRDLAFNNAEEEPEDLDATETPEEEVALTKKINVSTTGTHHEQSDDSIRMYLQEIGRRRLLSHPEELEFARRVANGDEKAKRQLVAANLRLVVSIARKHLGRGLSFLDLIQEGNMGLMRAAEKYDYRKGFKFSTYATWWIRQAITRAIADQGRTIRVPVHMVETISRVKKTIRLMSQKLGRAPNEHEVAAELAITVEKLREITKADREPISLETPIGKDDDSRLGDIIKDQYTASPPATVMNRMLSEDVQTMLETHLTDRELYVVRRRFGLDGETQRTLEGIGHDMGVTRERVRQIEAKALQKLRSSAFKEQLRGYLS
- a CDS encoding methyltransferase domain-containing protein, whose translation is MSAPYDAYSTVYDRTGQSRFSLRMVGYARELWELSGHEPRSVLELACGTGSAAVAFANRGFSVTAVDRSEAMLELARAKAARWGAEVSWRCQDIRELSLSGTFDAATCFYDSVNYLLVPDDLQKAFEQVRAHLAPGGLFLFDAITEYAVATAWGNETEVRVEDAYARIWRSTYEPRERVGTLKVDYFVAESEAGLYRRIQETHHHRGYSLFEVREALERAGFDLLNAYDCLTLNAVSASTYRIAYLARRS
- a CDS encoding protein kinase, with the translated sequence MTLAIAPCALVAGGAVAPAFAAEEVRGDRAWVYAMQAVDDLIGSGKHEAAIAQLEALLKAAPKVRAGEAHLRLASLYAQLGRYDAAISHGDDAIEAWPENGWNYLPVARVLAMADRPEAAIALCTEAIRRDPAVRLAAQELIFQIQAGAIQPEPSTSPAPRPPAPVAPTPLYVALGSLLTLGAGALVFGVSARRRPAPPAPAEAVRAEQTGPITYGPLGVRMREVGEMVGPYRILRVVGSSLHSILYCAEDTRLGRQVALKQVASGVGTHDGIISRFQKEVQSLIALSNHHDGVVKVFDYMEPSMLVTEWIEGENLEEAAPLPVDRVLEVGIALCDVLAFAHARGIVHRDIKPSNVMRTLHTGHVKLLDFGIAKNAALGTSNLTLDANVPIGTFTYMPPEQFAAPNQAKAPSDLYSLGLTLYRLITGEMPTEPWLGPRTFGLIPTEHFRPLTPQSRAIAMTVAATPGVADDLGWVAELDAIIRRAFEENPADRYPDALSFKRALEGVWHKVVARSLA
- a CDS encoding NERD domain-containing protein codes for the protein MAQIIVAGNPVNEFEKTVARTLGHLNEGYVALTNVILPGFYHKQSNIEIDIILVSTHAIYAIETKYWQGEVHGHVNQKNWRVQRDNNPPHQIENPLQRCEMKAKTLNTILSRWNSGLMGKLKTKALIVVPPHTPLHVENPTDIELVTLERLLPVIQADAERMRHEATAAQVKEISQVLVGSNLEEGECLPFENYGIVATLKRSPRSVSFKAVNAITERQVFIKKLISDVNLPPDKLALWKNRAVREARATAKLSHPNLVTILDVLEDEGNLYIISEWVEGFNLVDKIGSLSWREALGYAAQAAAGLNAAHHATPPVVHRNVTPASIRVSDEIVKVTNFSGAHIEGDPSIVFTEAIHGRDPAYSAPELFTNASGADPRSDVYGLGATLYHLVTGQKPESFISRTSNPPAHELNPQLPEALGVALARAMQPLPASRFATMQEFREALRAILA
- a CDS encoding peroxiredoxin, producing the protein MLEVGSPIPDLTLRGVDARGEEGAYRLADLLVPGKDLVLYFYPKDDTPGCTTEACDFRDGLGEHGDKVVVVGVSPDSPERHRKFQAKYGLRFALLSDTENKLMELFGAWGEKKNYGKVYVGVIRSTFVIGPDGLIKACYRNVKATGHAARIYGTLA
- the prmC gene encoding peptide chain release factor N(5)-glutamine methyltransferase codes for the protein MTTFTLKAPLAVESAPTIGDALHRGSAHLREAGVGTGNIEAALLLSMATGLDRLGLINHMSRELSAGELAEFEALINRRSTREPLQHITGKTEFMGLEFEVSPAVLVPRPDTEILVEAVLDLEEAEGAREGVLIADVGTGSGAIAVSLASYLKYARVVAVELSSEAALVAEANIARHQVGDRVELVLGDGLGPLKAHAGAITYLVSNPPYIPQEDIPGLEPEVRDFEPRMALTPPGDDPLVWYRRFAAEAGALLAPDGVLAVEVGIHQAQPVKALLEAHGWQDLSVRSDLGGIERVVVARRP
- a CDS encoding FAD-dependent oxidoreductase; translated protein: MNTHRDFDLIIVGSETEGCLAAIAASRAGARTALVVPPGKLLGGLLTECGLAFVDRDSRHLTAPEASPHDGLFGQFLAAAGVPLVSLEAERGHRTLAEMLSASGVQLIAAAWETLLVEGAHASALRLKGGETISARHFIDATPDGDLCETAGIRFVDGFSEYGIDRYLGVSPLPVVRGVRPETIVEACERLAADPALEALRVKTFAGRKFLDLDHGPDYILVGPPHLGLAYQRWREAHGFETRYPFEADGFNVAVIGPDATSWNGLIYFSQDPTTLLRLSREGSDAFFRLEAARFERFLQDELGWREARVALPNGVYVRQTRHALGTRHRLSLTEIVESREAGSVGTFCYYPDFRGFRAVAVPNPLTAHVVLEAGLFHAVRNLGIASRAGGYTPFAHSLCRLVQYNVTLGTALGVAAALAERDLGGVPLLEIRAELGRLGILSDDPTGLERNRNALFALRSDPILKLESA